One Nematostella vectensis chromosome 10, jaNemVect1.1, whole genome shotgun sequence genomic window carries:
- the LOC116618891 gene encoding telomerase RNA component interacting RNase isoform X1, with amino-acid sequence MAVSEREGRKTSARMSDNKPVGQPRNVKLPFANDGSFLEMFKKRMEAMEKAKQPESDATSSKNNEDTNSSSNSASTSSTSDDERSSSQQCDDSKTPPIKPALQLQGKRKFLTGRMGGAARQLQLKKKKEEKLAAEQEKNSTKQQQDDSKNTAWNAYLEEVKKYRETSCTEEVDRVRPLVK; translated from the exons ATGGCGGTGAGTGAACGAGAAGGTAGAAAGACAAGTGCGAGAATGTCGGATAACAAACCAGTTGGCCAGCCTCGGAATGTTAAACTACCATTTGCCAATGATGGAAGTTTTCTAGAGATGTTCAAAAAACGAATGGAAGCTATGGAGAAAGCTAAACAGCCTGAAAGTGATGCGACGTCATCTAAGAACAACGAAGATACGAACTCTTCATCTAACTCTGCGAGCACTAGTTCTACTAGTGATGACGAACGATCATCATCTCAACAATGCGACGACTCCAAAACACCCCCGATAAAACCGGCGTTGCAGTTACAG GGAAAGAGAAAGTTTCTGACTGGCCGTATGGGTGGTGCAGCTAGACAGCTTCAgttgaagaagaagaaagaggaAAAACTAGCCGCTGAACAGGAGAAGAACTCAACCAAG cagcagCAGGATGATAGTAAGAACACAGCTTGGAATGCTTACCTAGAGGAGGTAAAGAAATACAGAGAGACTTCATGCACAGAGGAAGTAGACAGAGTCCGGCCTCTAGTCAAGtga
- the LOC116618891 gene encoding telomerase RNA component interacting RNase isoform X2 — translation MAVSEREGRKTSARMSDNKPVGQPRNVKLPFANDGSFLEMFKKRMEAMEKAKQPESDATSSKNNEDTNSSSNSASTSSTSDDERSSSQQCDDSKTPPIKPALQLQGKRKFLTGRMGGAARQLQLKKKKEEKLAAEQEKNSTKQQDDSKNTAWNAYLEEVKKYRETSCTEEVDRVRPLVK, via the exons ATGGCGGTGAGTGAACGAGAAGGTAGAAAGACAAGTGCGAGAATGTCGGATAACAAACCAGTTGGCCAGCCTCGGAATGTTAAACTACCATTTGCCAATGATGGAAGTTTTCTAGAGATGTTCAAAAAACGAATGGAAGCTATGGAGAAAGCTAAACAGCCTGAAAGTGATGCGACGTCATCTAAGAACAACGAAGATACGAACTCTTCATCTAACTCTGCGAGCACTAGTTCTACTAGTGATGACGAACGATCATCATCTCAACAATGCGACGACTCCAAAACACCCCCGATAAAACCGGCGTTGCAGTTACAG GGAAAGAGAAAGTTTCTGACTGGCCGTATGGGTGGTGCAGCTAGACAGCTTCAgttgaagaagaagaaagaggaAAAACTAGCCGCTGAACAGGAGAAGAACTCAACCAAG cagCAGGATGATAGTAAGAACACAGCTTGGAATGCTTACCTAGAGGAGGTAAAGAAATACAGAGAGACTTCATGCACAGAGGAAGTAGACAGAGTCCGGCCTCTAGTCAAGtga